A segment of the Fusobacterium ulcerans genome:
GACTATATAATAATATTCCTAAAATTACTATCAATTCCTGCTTTTACATAAAAAAAAGACTTTCAATACAGAGAATTGATAATCAATAATCTCTGTATTAAAAGTCTTGTTACCTTCAAGGTATATAGTACCAGAGAGCCTCATAGGCTTCGTGATGTTGATACTATAATTTTCAACTACTCCCTTTTAATACTTATATGTAGATCATATACTAAAAAAATAGTTTTGTCAATAGAGAAAGAAAATTATCTTCCCCAAGTATCAGTGTTCTTGTTCCAAGACGAAGCTATTTCTGCTTCTTCTTCAGTAAGGTATTTTTCTTCTCTAGCTAATTCAAGAAGAGCTGAGAAGTTTGATAATGATTCCCATGGAATATTATTATCAGCAAAGTTTTTAAATGCTTTATCAAATTCATAAGAGAATATAGAAACAACTTCAACAGAAGCAGCTCCTTCATTTCTTGCAGCTTCTACAGCTTTGATAGAACTTCCTCCTGTAGAGATAAGGTCTTCAATAACTATTACTTTTTTACCAGTAAAGTCAGCACCTTCAATTTGTCTTCCAGCACCATGTGCTTTCTTTTCTCCTCTGATATAACTCATAGGTTTATTCATTTCCCAAGCTATAAATGCAGCCCAAGGGATACCAGCAGTAGCAGTACC
Coding sequences within it:
- the pyrE gene encoding orotate phosphoribosyltransferase codes for the protein MSRAKEVAKSLLQTGAVKLNVKEPFTFVSGIKSPIYCDNRKMIGYPVERKVVVDEFVKKLSEKDFDVVAGTATAGIPWAAFIAWEMNKPMSYIRGEKKAHGAGRQIEGADFTGKKVIVIEDLISTGGSSIKAVEAARNEGAASVEVVSIFSYEFDKAFKNFADNNIPWESLSNFSALLELAREEKYLTEEEAEIASSWNKNTDTWGR